GAGATCGGCTGCGGTCCCGTACGGCGGCCCGCGCGGTCGACGAAGCGGCGCCCGTCCAAGGCGTAGAACCGCCGCTCATGATCGACTGCGATGACCAAAGAGCGGCGGTCGGGCCGACTCAGTGGCGCGCCCGCGTCCTTGCCCGGGTCGACCAGTAGCCAGCCCTCCCCCGGCAACTCCACCTCGCGGTAGTGCGCGGCGATCCACACCCGCGTACGACCGGCCGCCCGGCACGCGCACCGTCTCTGACTGCGCGGCCGGCCAGTGATCGGTGGTGAGATCCAGGAGCGAGACCGGCTGTACCGGCAGTTGCTTCGTGGCGACCCGGCGCTTGTAGAAACCCAACTCCGACGGCTCCGACTTGCGCAAGATCGAGCACAGCGCCATCCGGACCTCAGCGGAGGGCCAGGTGTACCAGCCACACTCCCAGTCCGAGATCGACTTCGCGGTCACGAGCATCGTCTGTCCAGTCGCGCGGTAGATCTCGGCGCTGACCAGATCAGCAAGCTTTCCCTGCGACATCCCGCCACGCGCGGCGCGCAGCAAATCATTGCGCCGCCGCGGCTGCGTACTGCCCTCGAACGCGAAGCTCGGCCTGCCCGTCATGACCCTCCTCGGGAGTCTCAGGGCAAGCCTGCCCGCCACCCGCCGGACAGCGTCACGGCATAACGAGACATCTCCAGACGTCTTGGTTCAGCTCAAAATGTCCCGAAATGTCTTAGGTTAGGACTCGTGCCAAACGAACGACTGCGTGCCGCGATGGTGGAACAGGGCCTTACCCATCATGCACTCGCTGAGGAGCTCGGCGTCAACGTCAAGTCCGTCGAGCGCTGGGTCGTGGGCGCCATCGTCCCGTTCCCGCGCAATCGCCACCGCCTGGCGGTTCGGCTCAGTCGTGACGAATCGTACCTGTGGCCGGACGCCCTCACTCGGGACCGGGCCGCCGCGCTGGCCGAGAGCGAAGTAGTCCGCATCTATCCACACCGCGCGGACGTACCCGCGGACGAGTGGCGGCAGCTGTTCGAGGACGGCAACGAGGACATCGGCATCCTCGTGTACGCCGGGCTCTTCTTGGCGGAGGATTCGGGACTGCAGCGTGTGCTTCGGAAGAAGGGCAAGGCGGGCGCTCGCGTACGCATCTTGCTCGGCGATCCGGACGACGTACACATCGCCGAACGCAGCGAAGAAGAAGGCATCGGCGACGCCATCGCCGCAAAGATCCGCAACGCTCAAGTGCTGTACGGCGGGCTGCTGAGCGCACCTGGTATCGAGTTTCGCCTGCACCGTACCGTCTTGTACAACTCGATCTATCGCGCCGACGACCGACTCTTCGTGAACACCCACATCTACGGACTGCCAGCCGCGCAGGCACCGCTCTGGCAACTACGCAAAATCCCAGGCGGCGAACTCGCCGGCCACTACCTGGACAGCTTCGAACGAGTCTGGGCCGACGCAACCCCGATGACCGAATCCTGACGACAACGGAGTCCTGATGCCGCGGCGAATCGACTACTACGACGATCCGAACGCGCCCACCGCGAACAGCATGGTCCCGTCGGTCAACGTCGTGATCGAGAACGACGTCGGCGAGATCCTGATGATCGAACGCTCCGACAACGGCAACTGGGCACTGCCCGGCGGCGGAATCGATCTCGGCGAGTCGCTGTCACAGGCCGGCGTGCGCGAAACCAAAGAAGAAACCGGCATCGACTGCGAAATCCTCGACGTACTCGGCATCTACACCGACCCCAAGCACATCATCCTGTACACAAGCAACGGCGAAGCCCGTCAGGAGTTCTCGATCCTGCTGCGCGGCCGAGCAACCGGCGGTACGCCCACACCGAGCAGCGAGAGCACCCGAGTCCGCTGGATCGCCCAGACCGAACTCGACACCCTCCAGATGAACGCGACAATGCGCCGCCGGATCAACCACTACCTGGACCCCAACGCAACGCTCTACTTCGACTAAGCCGCCAAGCGGTGCTGCACGTTCAGTACCGCCGTACGTAGAGCTGGGCTCGATCGCTGCACCGAGCGGTGTACGACATGCTCACGCGGGTAACGGCTCAGGATCTCGTTCAACCGTTCCTCGACACCAACGGGAACACCGTCGACGGCTGATGTCAGATCGCAGTACGTCAACGCATCAAGCAGACTCCGATCTGGTACCGCGAACTCGCGCGCGAGATCCACAATCCCGCGCTCCTCAGCTTCGACGAGAGCGCCACTGTGATGAGCGACCAGCTGACAGAGGACTGGAGCGGCATCAAGTTCGTCCCGCAGGTACCTGGCGCCGTCGAGCGGATGAAAGTCGGCCGAGCACACCGCTGACGAATAGCCGATGTCGTGCAGGTAGGCCGCGACCACGATCAGCTCGGCGTCCATACCCAAGATGCCCGCCA
The genomic region above belongs to Kribbella solani and contains:
- a CDS encoding helix-turn-helix transcriptional regulator, which translates into the protein MPNERLRAAMVEQGLTHHALAEELGVNVKSVERWVVGAIVPFPRNRHRLAVRLSRDESYLWPDALTRDRAAALAESEVVRIYPHRADVPADEWRQLFEDGNEDIGILVYAGLFLAEDSGLQRVLRKKGKAGARVRILLGDPDDVHIAERSEEEGIGDAIAAKIRNAQVLYGGLLSAPGIEFRLHRTVLYNSIYRADDRLFVNTHIYGLPAAQAPLWQLRKIPGGELAGHYLDSFERVWADATPMTES
- a CDS encoding NUDIX hydrolase, which translates into the protein MPRRIDYYDDPNAPTANSMVPSVNVVIENDVGEILMIERSDNGNWALPGGGIDLGESLSQAGVRETKEETGIDCEILDVLGIYTDPKHIILYTSNGEARQEFSILLRGRATGGTPTPSSESTRVRWIAQTELDTLQMNATMRRRINHYLDPNATLYFD
- a CDS encoding HD domain-containing protein, whose protein sequence is MSATDAELLAGRLLADELPRRWSHTQGVAARARGLAGILGMDAELIVVAAYLHDIGYSSAVCSADFHPLDGARYLRDELDAAPVLCQLVAHHSGALVEAEERGIVDLAREFAVPDRSLLDALTYCDLTSAVDGVPVGVEERLNEILSRYPREHVVHRSVQRSSPALRTAVLNVQHRLAA